In Apium graveolens cultivar Ventura chromosome 10, ASM990537v1, whole genome shotgun sequence, the following are encoded in one genomic region:
- the LOC141689485 gene encoding putative galacturonosyltransferase 7 isoform X3: MDFKSNSYKEAENKTKSSPLLTNISFSHPETNNSRQSGRNEVSKNMEVITESEQLCALKYGSYCLWRIEHKEKMKDFVVKRMKDQLYVARAYYPSIAKLPALDKLSLEMKQNIQEYERVLSETSTDIDLPSHMRKKLQKMDDVIARAKSYPVDCNNVDKKFRQLVDLTEDEANFHAKQSAFLYQLTVLTMPKSLHCLSMRLTVEYFKSPSLYMEQSLTETYMNPELQHYVIFSKNILASSVVVNSTVFHAKDSRNQVFHVLTDKQNYFAMKVWFFSNTFRDATVQVLNIEDLEINTQEKGSLLQVSLPEEFRVSFHDVSPSMSQIVTDYMSTFSNSHYLLPKIFHTLKKVVVLDDDLVVQRDLSALWSLDMEGKVNGAVQFCSLRLGQIKYNLGKNVDRNACAWLSGFNVIDLVRWRDQAVTKTYQGLVQELDRDGGRLKAATVFSSFLTFQGLVHALDDTWVLPGLGHKYSLDLETVKNAAVLHFNGNRKPWLELGISKYKSFWRKYLNPEHRFLSDCNVNP; encoded by the exons ATG GATTTTAAAAGCAACTCTTACAAGGAAGCTGAGAACAAAACCAAAA GTTCCCCATTGCTGACTAATATATCATTCTCGCATCCGGAAACAAAT AATTCAAGACAAAGTGGTAGAAATGAAGTTTCCAAAAATATGGAAGTCATTACTGAGAGTGAACAATTATGTGCACTAAAATACGGTAGTTACTGTTTATGGCGTATAGAACACaaagagaaaatgaaagattTTGTTGTGAAGAGAATGAAGGACCAGCTGTATGTGGCTAGAGCTTACTATCCAAGTATTGCAAAGCTTCCAGCTCTTGATAAGCTCTCTCTTGAAATGAAGCAAAATATTCAAGAATATGAGCGTGTTTTGAGTGAGACATCTACAGATATTGATCTTCCATCTCA TATGAGAAAGAAACTTCAGAAGATGGATGATGTAATAGCTAGAGCAAAATCATACCCTGTGGATTGCAATAACGTGGACAAAAAGTTCAGGCAACTAGTTGATCTTACCGAGGATGAAGCCAACTTTCATGCAAAGCAGAGTGCTTTCCTCTACCAACTCACTGTCCTGACGATGCCGAAGAGTCTCCACTGCCTGTCAATGCGACTCACTGTGGAGTATTTTAAATCTCCTTCACTTTATATGGAGCAGTCACTAACAGAAACATATATGAACCCGGAACTACAGCACTATGTCATATTCTCCAAGAACATACTTGCATCTTCTGTTGTGGTCAACTCAACTGTATTTCACGCAAAA GACAGCAGGAATCAAGTTTTTCATGTGTTGACTGATAAGCAGAATTATTTTGCCATGAAAGTTTGGTTCTTTAGTAATACTTTCAGGGATGCTACAGTACAGGTTCTCAATATTGAAGATCTTGAAATAAATACCCAAGAGAAGGGATCCCTTTTGCAGGTTTCATTACCCGAAGAATTTCGGGTATCTTTCCATGATGTCAGTCCATCCATGAGCCAAATTGTTACAGACTACATGTCTACTTTTTCTAATTCTCACTATCTGCTGCCTAAAATATTTCACACTTTAAAAAAAGTTGTCGTTTTGGATGATGATCTCGTTGTTCAACGTGATTTATCTGCCCTCTGGAGTCTTGACATGGAGGGAAAAGTTAATGGTGCGGTACAGTTCTGCAGTTTAAGGCTAGGTCAGATAAAATATAATCTCGGAAAGAATGTTGACAGAAATGCTTGTGCGTGGTTGTCTGGGTTCAATGTTATTGATCTAGTCAGGTGGAGAGATCAGGCTGTTACTAAAACCTATCAGGGGTTGGTGCAAGAG CTTGACAGGGATGGAGGACGCCTCAAAGCTGCTACTGTGTTTTCAAGCTTTCTTACCTTTCAAGGGCTGGTTCATGCTCTAGATGATACCTGGGTCTTGCCAGGATTGGGTCATAAATATAGTCTGGATCTGGAAACTGTTAAAAATGCAGCAGTATTGCACTTTAATGGGAACAGGAAGCCCTGGCTTGAGCTTGGCATTTCCAAATATAAATCCTTCTGGAGGAAATATTTGAATCCAGAACATCGGTTCTTAAGTGACTGCAATGTGAACCCATAA
- the LOC141689485 gene encoding putative galacturonosyltransferase 7 isoform X2, which produces MKGGGGGASSYTLPRRWRGPVIAVLALVFLSMLVPLVFMLGLFKSFHSSVFDTESRPLDSNRLRVIDQHVGVVTKNYTEEETKHVDVDQPVRVTVPTHPKDFKSNSYKEAENKTKSSPLLTNISFSHPETNNSRQSGRNEVSKNMEVITESEQLCALKYGSYCLWRIEHKEKMKDFVVKRMKDQLYVARAYYPSIAKLPALDKLSLEMKQNIQEYERVLSETSTDIDLPSHMRKKLQKMDDVIARAKSYPVDCNNVDKKFRQLVDLTEDEANFHAKQSAFLYQLTVLTMPKSLHCLSMRLTVEYFKSPSLYMEQSLTETYMNPELQHYVIFSKNILASSVVVNSTVFHAKDSRNQVFHVLTDKQNYFAMKVWFFSNTFRDATVQVLNIEDLEINTQEKGSLLQVSLPEEFRVSFHDVSPSMSQIVTDYMSTFSNSHYLLPKIFHTLKKVVVLDDDLVVQRDLSALWSLDMEGKVNGAVQFCSLRLGQIKYNLGKNVDRNACAWLSGFNVIDLVRWRDQAVTKTYQGLVQELDRDGGRLKAATVFSSFLTFQGLVHALDDTWVLPGLGHKYSLDLETVKNAAVLHFNGNRKPWLELGISKYKSFWRKYLNPEHRFLSDCNVNP; this is translated from the exons ATGAAAGGAGGCGGTGGCGGAGCGTCATCGTACACGCTTCCGAGGCGATGGAGAGGACCTGTCATTGCCGTACTCGCACTCGTGTTCCTATCTATGCTCGTTCCTCTAGTTTTTATGCTCGGTCTCTTCAAATCGTTTCATTCTTCAG TATTTGATACGGAGTCACGGCCTTTAGATTCA AACCGGCTTAGAGTTATTGATCAGCATGTTGGAGTTGTTACTAAAAATTACACGGAG GAGGAAACAAAACATGTAGATGTAGATCAACCAGTGAGAGTAACAGTGCCAACACATCCAAAG GATTTTAAAAGCAACTCTTACAAGGAAGCTGAGAACAAAACCAAAA GTTCCCCATTGCTGACTAATATATCATTCTCGCATCCGGAAACAAAT AATTCAAGACAAAGTGGTAGAAATGAAGTTTCCAAAAATATGGAAGTCATTACTGAGAGTGAACAATTATGTGCACTAAAATACGGTAGTTACTGTTTATGGCGTATAGAACACaaagagaaaatgaaagattTTGTTGTGAAGAGAATGAAGGACCAGCTGTATGTGGCTAGAGCTTACTATCCAAGTATTGCAAAGCTTCCAGCTCTTGATAAGCTCTCTCTTGAAATGAAGCAAAATATTCAAGAATATGAGCGTGTTTTGAGTGAGACATCTACAGATATTGATCTTCCATCTCA TATGAGAAAGAAACTTCAGAAGATGGATGATGTAATAGCTAGAGCAAAATCATACCCTGTGGATTGCAATAACGTGGACAAAAAGTTCAGGCAACTAGTTGATCTTACCGAGGATGAAGCCAACTTTCATGCAAAGCAGAGTGCTTTCCTCTACCAACTCACTGTCCTGACGATGCCGAAGAGTCTCCACTGCCTGTCAATGCGACTCACTGTGGAGTATTTTAAATCTCCTTCACTTTATATGGAGCAGTCACTAACAGAAACATATATGAACCCGGAACTACAGCACTATGTCATATTCTCCAAGAACATACTTGCATCTTCTGTTGTGGTCAACTCAACTGTATTTCACGCAAAA GACAGCAGGAATCAAGTTTTTCATGTGTTGACTGATAAGCAGAATTATTTTGCCATGAAAGTTTGGTTCTTTAGTAATACTTTCAGGGATGCTACAGTACAGGTTCTCAATATTGAAGATCTTGAAATAAATACCCAAGAGAAGGGATCCCTTTTGCAGGTTTCATTACCCGAAGAATTTCGGGTATCTTTCCATGATGTCAGTCCATCCATGAGCCAAATTGTTACAGACTACATGTCTACTTTTTCTAATTCTCACTATCTGCTGCCTAAAATATTTCACACTTTAAAAAAAGTTGTCGTTTTGGATGATGATCTCGTTGTTCAACGTGATTTATCTGCCCTCTGGAGTCTTGACATGGAGGGAAAAGTTAATGGTGCGGTACAGTTCTGCAGTTTAAGGCTAGGTCAGATAAAATATAATCTCGGAAAGAATGTTGACAGAAATGCTTGTGCGTGGTTGTCTGGGTTCAATGTTATTGATCTAGTCAGGTGGAGAGATCAGGCTGTTACTAAAACCTATCAGGGGTTGGTGCAAGAG CTTGACAGGGATGGAGGACGCCTCAAAGCTGCTACTGTGTTTTCAAGCTTTCTTACCTTTCAAGGGCTGGTTCATGCTCTAGATGATACCTGGGTCTTGCCAGGATTGGGTCATAAATATAGTCTGGATCTGGAAACTGTTAAAAATGCAGCAGTATTGCACTTTAATGGGAACAGGAAGCCCTGGCTTGAGCTTGGCATTTCCAAATATAAATCCTTCTGGAGGAAATATTTGAATCCAGAACATCGGTTCTTAAGTGACTGCAATGTGAACCCATAA
- the LOC141689485 gene encoding putative galacturonosyltransferase 7 isoform X1: protein MKGGGGGASSYTLPRRWRGPVIAVLALVFLSMLVPLVFMLGLFKSFHSSVFDTESRPLDSNRLRVIDQHVGVVTKNYTEQEETKHVDVDQPVRVTVPTHPKDFKSNSYKEAENKTKSSPLLTNISFSHPETNNSRQSGRNEVSKNMEVITESEQLCALKYGSYCLWRIEHKEKMKDFVVKRMKDQLYVARAYYPSIAKLPALDKLSLEMKQNIQEYERVLSETSTDIDLPSHMRKKLQKMDDVIARAKSYPVDCNNVDKKFRQLVDLTEDEANFHAKQSAFLYQLTVLTMPKSLHCLSMRLTVEYFKSPSLYMEQSLTETYMNPELQHYVIFSKNILASSVVVNSTVFHAKDSRNQVFHVLTDKQNYFAMKVWFFSNTFRDATVQVLNIEDLEINTQEKGSLLQVSLPEEFRVSFHDVSPSMSQIVTDYMSTFSNSHYLLPKIFHTLKKVVVLDDDLVVQRDLSALWSLDMEGKVNGAVQFCSLRLGQIKYNLGKNVDRNACAWLSGFNVIDLVRWRDQAVTKTYQGLVQELDRDGGRLKAATVFSSFLTFQGLVHALDDTWVLPGLGHKYSLDLETVKNAAVLHFNGNRKPWLELGISKYKSFWRKYLNPEHRFLSDCNVNP from the exons ATGAAAGGAGGCGGTGGCGGAGCGTCATCGTACACGCTTCCGAGGCGATGGAGAGGACCTGTCATTGCCGTACTCGCACTCGTGTTCCTATCTATGCTCGTTCCTCTAGTTTTTATGCTCGGTCTCTTCAAATCGTTTCATTCTTCAG TATTTGATACGGAGTCACGGCCTTTAGATTCA AACCGGCTTAGAGTTATTGATCAGCATGTTGGAGTTGTTACTAAAAATTACACGGAG CAGGAGGAAACAAAACATGTAGATGTAGATCAACCAGTGAGAGTAACAGTGCCAACACATCCAAAG GATTTTAAAAGCAACTCTTACAAGGAAGCTGAGAACAAAACCAAAA GTTCCCCATTGCTGACTAATATATCATTCTCGCATCCGGAAACAAAT AATTCAAGACAAAGTGGTAGAAATGAAGTTTCCAAAAATATGGAAGTCATTACTGAGAGTGAACAATTATGTGCACTAAAATACGGTAGTTACTGTTTATGGCGTATAGAACACaaagagaaaatgaaagattTTGTTGTGAAGAGAATGAAGGACCAGCTGTATGTGGCTAGAGCTTACTATCCAAGTATTGCAAAGCTTCCAGCTCTTGATAAGCTCTCTCTTGAAATGAAGCAAAATATTCAAGAATATGAGCGTGTTTTGAGTGAGACATCTACAGATATTGATCTTCCATCTCA TATGAGAAAGAAACTTCAGAAGATGGATGATGTAATAGCTAGAGCAAAATCATACCCTGTGGATTGCAATAACGTGGACAAAAAGTTCAGGCAACTAGTTGATCTTACCGAGGATGAAGCCAACTTTCATGCAAAGCAGAGTGCTTTCCTCTACCAACTCACTGTCCTGACGATGCCGAAGAGTCTCCACTGCCTGTCAATGCGACTCACTGTGGAGTATTTTAAATCTCCTTCACTTTATATGGAGCAGTCACTAACAGAAACATATATGAACCCGGAACTACAGCACTATGTCATATTCTCCAAGAACATACTTGCATCTTCTGTTGTGGTCAACTCAACTGTATTTCACGCAAAA GACAGCAGGAATCAAGTTTTTCATGTGTTGACTGATAAGCAGAATTATTTTGCCATGAAAGTTTGGTTCTTTAGTAATACTTTCAGGGATGCTACAGTACAGGTTCTCAATATTGAAGATCTTGAAATAAATACCCAAGAGAAGGGATCCCTTTTGCAGGTTTCATTACCCGAAGAATTTCGGGTATCTTTCCATGATGTCAGTCCATCCATGAGCCAAATTGTTACAGACTACATGTCTACTTTTTCTAATTCTCACTATCTGCTGCCTAAAATATTTCACACTTTAAAAAAAGTTGTCGTTTTGGATGATGATCTCGTTGTTCAACGTGATTTATCTGCCCTCTGGAGTCTTGACATGGAGGGAAAAGTTAATGGTGCGGTACAGTTCTGCAGTTTAAGGCTAGGTCAGATAAAATATAATCTCGGAAAGAATGTTGACAGAAATGCTTGTGCGTGGTTGTCTGGGTTCAATGTTATTGATCTAGTCAGGTGGAGAGATCAGGCTGTTACTAAAACCTATCAGGGGTTGGTGCAAGAG CTTGACAGGGATGGAGGACGCCTCAAAGCTGCTACTGTGTTTTCAAGCTTTCTTACCTTTCAAGGGCTGGTTCATGCTCTAGATGATACCTGGGTCTTGCCAGGATTGGGTCATAAATATAGTCTGGATCTGGAAACTGTTAAAAATGCAGCAGTATTGCACTTTAATGGGAACAGGAAGCCCTGGCTTGAGCTTGGCATTTCCAAATATAAATCCTTCTGGAGGAAATATTTGAATCCAGAACATCGGTTCTTAAGTGACTGCAATGTGAACCCATAA